From the Natrarchaeobaculum aegyptiacum genome, one window contains:
- a CDS encoding right-handed parallel beta-helix repeat-containing protein, with amino-acid sequence MVTSIVAPVGAASASNVAADDSGGTFDAFTDDGDTVAGDDTTEATTASTHSSNESTDENEMEEDSSTLDTPESTTADSDEDSLEKQRTQDESDEIVGTQLSSSAEPITECRILDEPGEYELQNDLNSSSTCLQVEADGVTIDGNGHTITGDGSSDSYGIEVGVVDHPYSTDIEPWNVHVRDVTLEGWDNGLTARSVERLTVEGVTAENSASDGIRVRGGVGVEISEVKVTNNGGDGVSFGDVHDSTVEYVTASMNDDSGISFFMPPGDNPGYNTNVTVAHNVVTDNGQDFNGDGIRVTGDEIVVVNNTATGNDGNGIVDERSSVDNTYTHNTVLDNYGHGILVDYTTEGTVVEYTNATENTGSGIKVDPYAKDVTVAHNHLERNNHGVYVASGTDNWIENNTAVASSATGFRAENGASNTTFIDNRAIDNEQQGILIEGSSNDAKLIDNTIRGSGDRGVDVRGSDGVTLSGDTILDSGTWDVRAGDYLDSSTTGAEIENLIASDVTIGSMDGGEMTLDFVATDVAFGSVVPPSAPEDLTAVGRVLDVESHPTDGSLEITFHYEADDVDDPDTLGIWSHDGAEWSEIGGEIDTDARTATATTTEDGKIGLFGERDAEAPETGTLEGIVTGDSSPIEGATVTVTDDAGVTETVETDGTGSYELTVPVGTYELTVSADGYVDAQVTDLVVVEDGATENVELVEQATDTGIITGQVTTEDGNPVEWAYVQEPTTPVVDTTDSAGFYELELSPGTYVIDVFTEDVEPLTGSAEGVVVTESEVTTQDIVVSPASPDPDDPELEVSEASATPTELETGENVTITASVENVGDEDGELIVPLEVDGEVIDTETVELDVGNTTPVAFTHAFDTRGEYEVSVGGVDAGTVTVNAGPNLVVYGANVDEAAVELGEEDVVVSASLINTGGVEGTELVELRVRESGTDAGLRTVESESFNVTPGEIHSLELSWDPDADEEFALDDDDLSAEFDLYLGDLFVDTVSVEDRESDIQVIAALASTDEVVAGEEMYATGSIYQAGTVDDSQEIDLTAVDTENESNVTLATSEHSLEPGWYHLGAINETFAFEDPGTYEIFVGDRPAGTVEVIEAYSDIQVIAASASTDEIVAGEEEFYATGSIYQNGTIEGSETINLTAEHVESGNTTTVGTQDDVNLKPGFYHLGALNVSGTIEEPGTHNLTLGDRSIGTIEVIEAYSEIQVIAASASTDEIVAGEEEFYATGSIYQNGTVEGSETIELTAEHVETGNTTTVGTQKDVELAPGFYHLGALNVSGTIEEPGTHNLTLGDRSIGTIEVIESYSDIQVIAASASTDEIVAGEEEFYATGSIYQNGTIEGSETINLTAEHVESGNTTTAGTQDDVNLKPGFYHLGALNVSGTIEKPGTHNLTLGDRSIGTIEVTEAYSDIQVIAASADAMNVSVDEEFHVVGSIYQNGTIDGSERIALNATLVEDEEGNSVDDSEPFELGAQDNVELEPGYYHLGALNVSGTFDSDKADPGTYDLTLGDRNAGTISVEQSPSDIQVIAASLSEIEVLEDEQLNVTGSVYQNGTKDVEQTIELTAIEQTDPDEEELPLGNQTISLEAGHYHLGAIEIDFAIDEPGTYDLYLDDHSAGELEVIERYSDIEVIAASADADEVVAGEESFYTVGSIYQNGTIDGPEDVALNATPLDDGGNLIEGETFELASQEDVTLEPGFYHLGAVNISASFDANQTGTYRLDLGERYAGTVEVLPAASDIEVIAASASTDEIVAGEELYAVGSIYQNGTIAEPETFELTAEHVDTGETITLGEQADVELDPGFYHLGALNISGTIDEPGTYDLVLGDRLTGTVEVLPAESDIEVIAASVSADEVAVGESFYSVGSIYQNGTVDDPEDVALTATALDGDGVPIEGKTVELGVQEGIELTPGFYHLGALNISASFDAEQTGTYRLDLGDRSAGTIEVREPVVEPSIVDVDGHFSAIDPDFDERTATYANDDVTVELDVESDLPVEDVYVHVSSLQTNYLVEIEAEPDADGTPIVEIPIDDERVIPDDGGYDLSVIAVDEHGTVGTTPETELLVIDRDEPTMSVSIEDVTADDATVAVESDEPLSSTPSVSLDVEGFSTQSSTPPVELEATDATNTTFEGTLPFDGSGEYTVSVTGTDRAGNVVTDSTAVVHHEFTLDDGVIEIEELDVQVVLDVVDDVDEALLEKDLAMALAESATNANLDEGARGVGFLQTELPGLLEVHLESAEIAIPIDEDDDFPTGFEASDVELQHYDSQTDQWTTVEDAYLDNELGDDPYLVGTVPHFSTYGAVIPDETPPEITTVSPTDGTKYASDTDEVHVAFEYTDDLSGIDVSSVELEINGDLQTDPDVTVTNSTATTHTHTVTDGESYEVMISVADEAGNVANETVTFTVEEEDDSDDSDDSGGSGSSGGSSGSGGTGDASPTPTPTDPDDDGTDESDPDDEGDRDSEADDGTITDPSEDGDDAGTDASGDGASDDTDESPTEADDSPDDVTGDDDSIPGFGIVIALLVLAVLLSVSLRRRA; translated from the coding sequence ATGGTGACCTCTATCGTCGCTCCGGTAGGTGCCGCGAGTGCGTCAAACGTCGCTGCGGACGATAGTGGTGGAACGTTCGACGCGTTTACCGACGATGGGGATACCGTCGCCGGGGACGACACCACGGAAGCGACCACAGCATCGACCCACTCGAGCAACGAATCGACCGACGAGAACGAGATGGAGGAGGATTCGAGCACTCTCGACACACCCGAGTCCACTACTGCAGACTCGGACGAGGACTCTCTGGAGAAACAGCGTACCCAGGACGAGTCTGACGAGATCGTTGGCACGCAACTCTCGAGTTCGGCCGAACCAATCACCGAGTGCAGGATACTCGACGAACCTGGCGAGTACGAATTGCAGAATGATCTCAACAGTTCGTCGACCTGCCTTCAAGTCGAGGCTGACGGCGTCACTATCGACGGCAACGGCCACACGATTACCGGCGACGGCTCGAGTGACAGTTACGGGATCGAGGTCGGGGTCGTCGACCACCCGTACTCGACGGATATCGAGCCCTGGAACGTCCACGTCCGCGACGTCACGCTCGAGGGCTGGGACAACGGGCTCACCGCGAGGAGTGTCGAACGCCTCACCGTAGAGGGGGTTACCGCCGAGAACAGTGCCAGCGACGGCATTCGAGTACGGGGCGGCGTTGGTGTCGAAATCAGTGAGGTGAAGGTGACCAACAACGGTGGAGACGGCGTCTCTTTCGGGGACGTCCACGACAGTACGGTCGAGTACGTGACGGCGTCGATGAACGACGATTCGGGTATCTCCTTCTTCATGCCGCCGGGCGACAACCCCGGGTACAACACGAACGTCACCGTCGCGCACAACGTCGTCACCGACAACGGCCAGGACTTCAACGGCGACGGCATTCGCGTGACCGGCGACGAGATAGTCGTCGTGAACAACACGGCGACTGGGAACGACGGCAATGGGATTGTCGACGAGCGTTCGTCGGTGGACAATACGTACACGCACAACACCGTCTTAGACAACTACGGCCACGGCATCCTGGTCGATTATACGACCGAGGGAACCGTCGTCGAGTACACGAACGCGACCGAGAATACGGGCTCAGGAATCAAAGTCGACCCATACGCAAAAGATGTCACGGTCGCCCACAACCACCTCGAAAGGAACAACCACGGCGTCTACGTCGCCAGCGGCACCGACAACTGGATCGAAAACAACACCGCCGTCGCGAGCAGCGCAACCGGCTTCCGAGCGGAAAACGGGGCGTCCAACACCACCTTCATCGACAATCGAGCGATCGACAACGAACAGCAAGGCATCCTCATCGAGGGATCGAGTAACGACGCCAAACTGATCGACAACACGATTCGCGGAAGCGGCGACCGCGGCGTCGACGTTCGCGGATCCGACGGCGTCACGCTTTCGGGCGACACGATTCTCGACAGCGGCACTTGGGACGTCAGGGCAGGCGATTACCTCGACAGCAGTACGACCGGCGCCGAGATCGAGAACCTCATCGCGAGTGACGTCACGATTGGCAGCATGGATGGCGGCGAGATGACCCTCGACTTCGTCGCGACCGACGTCGCGTTCGGTTCGGTCGTGCCGCCGAGCGCCCCCGAGGATCTGACCGCCGTTGGAAGGGTGCTCGACGTCGAGTCGCACCCGACGGACGGGTCGCTCGAGATCACCTTCCACTACGAAGCGGACGACGTCGACGATCCGGACACGCTCGGCATCTGGTCCCACGACGGCGCCGAGTGGAGCGAGATCGGTGGGGAGATCGATACGGACGCGCGGACGGCGACGGCGACGACGACCGAGGACGGAAAAATCGGACTCTTCGGTGAGCGAGACGCCGAGGCACCCGAGACTGGGACGCTCGAGGGCATCGTCACTGGCGACAGTTCGCCGATCGAAGGAGCGACCGTCACCGTGACCGACGACGCTGGCGTCACCGAGACGGTCGAGACCGACGGGACCGGAAGCTACGAACTCACCGTTCCCGTTGGGACGTACGAGCTTACGGTGAGCGCCGACGGCTACGTCGACGCTCAAGTGACCGACCTCGTTGTGGTTGAAGACGGAGCCACAGAAAACGTCGAACTGGTGGAACAGGCGACCGATACAGGAATCATCACCGGTCAGGTGACGACGGAGGACGGAAACCCCGTGGAGTGGGCCTACGTTCAAGAACCGACCACCCCGGTAGTAGATACCACCGACAGCGCGGGGTTCTACGAGCTGGAACTCTCGCCTGGAACATACGTGATCGACGTATTCACTGAGGACGTAGAGCCGCTCACCGGGTCGGCCGAGGGTGTCGTGGTGACCGAGAGTGAAGTAACGACCCAGGACATCGTCGTCTCACCTGCGTCACCCGACCCGGACGACCCCGAACTCGAAGTCAGTGAGGCAAGCGCAACGCCGACCGAACTCGAAACCGGAGAGAACGTGACGATCACTGCGTCGGTCGAGAACGTCGGCGACGAGGATGGTGAACTGATCGTGCCCCTCGAAGTCGACGGCGAGGTCATCGACACCGAGACCGTCGAACTCGACGTCGGAAATACAACTCCCGTCGCGTTCACGCACGCGTTCGATACGCGCGGCGAGTACGAGGTGTCCGTCGGTGGCGTCGACGCCGGAACGGTCACCGTTAACGCGGGTCCCAACCTCGTCGTCTACGGCGCGAACGTCGACGAAGCGGCAGTCGAACTCGGTGAAGAGGACGTCGTCGTCTCGGCCAGCCTGATAAACACCGGCGGCGTGGAGGGGACGGAGTTGGTCGAACTGCGCGTCCGCGAGTCGGGGACGGACGCGGGTCTTCGAACTGTCGAGAGCGAGTCGTTCAATGTCACGCCCGGTGAGATCCACTCTCTCGAACTATCCTGGGACCCAGACGCGGACGAAGAATTCGCCCTCGATGACGACGACCTCAGTGCCGAATTCGACCTCTACCTCGGTGACCTGTTCGTGGACACGGTTTCCGTCGAGGATCGCGAGTCGGACATTCAGGTGATCGCGGCGTTGGCGTCGACCGACGAAGTCGTTGCGGGCGAGGAGATGTACGCGACCGGCAGCATCTACCAGGCAGGGACTGTCGACGACAGCCAAGAGATCGATCTCACCGCGGTCGACACCGAGAACGAAAGCAACGTGACCCTTGCGACCAGCGAACACTCGCTCGAGCCGGGCTGGTACCACCTGGGTGCGATCAACGAGACCTTCGCGTTCGAGGACCCCGGAACCTACGAGATCTTCGTCGGCGACCGTCCCGCGGGGACGGTCGAGGTGATCGAGGCCTACTCTGACATCCAGGTGATCGCGGCGTCGGCGTCGACCGACGAGATCGTCGCGGGTGAGGAGGAGTTCTACGCGACCGGGAGTATCTACCAGAACGGGACGATAGAGGGGTCGGAGACGATCAATCTGACCGCCGAGCACGTCGAGAGCGGGAATACGACGACGGTCGGGACCCAGGACGACGTGAACCTGAAACCGGGGTTCTACCACCTGGGCGCGCTGAACGTTTCGGGAACGATCGAGGAGCCGGGGACGCACAACCTGACGCTGGGCGATCGCAGTATCGGCACCATCGAGGTGATCGAGGCGTACTCGGAGATCCAGGTGATCGCGGCGTCGGCGTCGACCGACGAGATCGTCGCGGGTGAGGAGGAGTTCTACGCGACCGGGAGCATCTACCAGAACGGCACGGTCGAGGGCTCGGAGACGATCGAGTTGACCGCCGAGCACGTCGAGACCGGAAATACGACGACGGTCGGCACCCAGAAAGACGTCGAGCTTGCGCCGGGGTTCTACCACCTGGGCGCGTTGAACGTTTCGGGAACGATCGAGGAGCCGGGGACGCACAACCTGACGCTGGGCGATCGCAGTATCGGCACCATCGAGGTGATCGAATCCTACTCTGATATCCAGGTGATCGCAGCGTCGGCATCGACCGACGAGATCGTCGCGGGTGAGGAGGAGTTCTACGCGACCGGGAGCATCTACCAGAACGGGACGATAGAGGGGTCGGAGACGATCAATCTGACCGCCGAGCACGTCGAGAGCGGGAATACGACGACGGCCGGGACCCAGGACGACGTGAACCTGAAACCGGGCTTCTACCACCTGGGTGCGCTGAACGTCTCGGGGACGATCGAGAAACCGGGAACGCACAACCTGACGCTGGGCGATCGCAGTATCGGCACCATCGAGGTGACCGAAGCCTACTCTGACATCCAGGTGATCGCGGCGTCGGCAGATGCGATGAACGTCTCCGTCGACGAGGAGTTCCACGTCGTGGGGAGCATCTACCAGAACGGGACGATCGATGGATCCGAGCGCATCGCGCTGAACGCGACGCTCGTCGAAGACGAAGAGGGTAATTCCGTGGACGATAGCGAACCGTTCGAACTCGGCGCTCAGGATAACGTGGAGCTCGAACCAGGCTATTACCACCTGGGAGCGCTGAACGTCTCGGGGACGTTCGACAGTGATAAGGCCGATCCGGGAACGTACGACCTTACCCTGGGCGATCGAAATGCGGGGACGATCTCCGTTGAACAGTCTCCTTCCGACATCCAGGTGATCGCCGCCTCGCTCTCGGAGATCGAGGTGCTCGAAGACGAGCAACTGAACGTGACAGGCAGCGTCTATCAGAACGGGACGAAGGACGTCGAACAGACGATCGAGCTCACGGCGATCGAGCAGACGGATCCCGACGAGGAGGAACTCCCGCTGGGGAACCAGACGATATCGCTCGAGGCCGGCCACTACCACCTCGGCGCGATCGAGATCGACTTCGCGATCGACGAGCCGGGAACGTACGACCTCTATCTGGACGACCACTCCGCGGGCGAACTCGAGGTGATCGAACGGTACTCCGACATCGAAGTGATCGCAGCGTCTGCGGACGCCGACGAGGTGGTGGCCGGCGAAGAGTCGTTCTACACCGTCGGGAGCATCTACCAGAACGGGACGATCGACGGGCCGGAGGACGTCGCGTTGAACGCGACGCCGCTTGACGACGGTGGCAACCTCATCGAGGGTGAGACGTTCGAACTCGCCAGTCAGGAGGACGTGACGCTGGAACCGGGCTTCTACCACCTCGGTGCCGTGAACATATCCGCCTCGTTCGACGCCAACCAGACTGGGACGTACCGCCTCGACCTGGGTGAGCGCTACGCCGGAACTGTGGAGGTTCTCCCCGCAGCGTCGGACATCGAAGTGATCGCGGCGTCGGCGTCGACCGACGAGATCGTCGCTGGTGAAGAGCTGTACGCGGTCGGGAGCATCTACCAGAACGGGACGATCGCGGAACCCGAGACGTTCGAGCTGACGGCCGAGCACGTCGACACCGGAGAGACAATTACGCTCGGCGAGCAGGCGGACGTCGAGCTCGACCCGGGCTTTTACCACCTGGGTGCACTGAACATCTCCGGGACGATCGACGAGCCGGGAACGTACGATCTAGTGTTAGGCGACCGTCTCACCGGAACCGTGGAGGTTCTCCCCGCAGAGTCGGACATCGAGGTGATCGCGGCGTCTGTGTCGGCCGACGAGGTTGCCGTCGGGGAGTCGTTCTACTCCGTCGGGAGCATCTACCAGAACGGGACGGTCGACGACCCCGAAGACGTCGCCCTGACGGCGACAGCGCTGGACGGAGACGGTGTCCCCATCGAGGGTAAGACGGTCGAACTCGGCGTTCAGGAGGGTATCGAGCTCACACCGGGCTTCTACCATCTGGGTGCGCTGAACATCTCCGCCTCGTTCGACGCCGAGCAGACTGGGACGTACCGCCTCGACCTCGGCGACCGGAGTGCGGGCACGATCGAGGTCCGCGAACCGGTCGTCGAACCGTCGATCGTAGACGTCGACGGCCACTTCTCGGCCATCGATCCAGACTTCGACGAACGCACCGCGACGTACGCGAACGACGACGTCACGGTCGAACTCGACGTCGAGTCGGACCTGCCGGTCGAGGACGTGTACGTTCACGTCTCCTCGCTCCAGACGAACTACCTGGTGGAGATCGAGGCCGAACCCGACGCTGATGGCACGCCAATCGTAGAGATTCCGATCGACGACGAACGGGTGATCCCCGACGACGGAGGGTACGACCTGTCGGTAATCGCTGTCGACGAACACGGGACCGTCGGGACGACACCCGAGACCGAACTCCTCGTGATCGACCGTGACGAGCCAACGATGTCGGTAAGCATCGAAGACGTCACGGCCGACGATGCCACGGTCGCCGTCGAGAGCGACGAGCCGCTCTCGTCGACGCCATCGGTCTCACTCGACGTCGAGGGGTTCTCGACGCAGTCATCGACGCCGCCGGTCGAACTCGAAGCGACCGACGCGACGAACACGACGTTCGAGGGGACGTTGCCATTCGACGGCTCCGGCGAGTACACTGTGTCGGTGACCGGCACCGACCGGGCGGGCAACGTGGTAACCGATTCGACTGCCGTGGTCCACCACGAGTTCACGCTAGACGACGGCGTGATCGAGATCGAGGAGCTCGACGTTCAGGTCGTCCTCGACGTTGTCGACGACGTCGACGAAGCCCTCCTCGAGAAAGACCTGGCGATGGCACTCGCCGAGAGCGCCACCAACGCCAACCTCGACGAGGGTGCCCGCGGTGTTGGATTCCTCCAGACCGAACTGCCCGGACTACTCGAGGTCCACCTCGAGAGTGCAGAGATCGCGATACCGATCGACGAAGACGACGATTTCCCGACCGGTTTCGAGGCATCGGACGTCGAGCTGCAACACTACGACTCACAGACCGACCAGTGGACGACGGTCGAAGACGCGTATCTCGACAACGAGCTCGGCGACGATCCGTACCTCGTCGGGACTGTCCCGCACTTCTCGACCTACGGGGCCGTGATCCCCGACGAAACGCCACCGGAGATCACGACCGTCTCGCCGACCGACGGCACGAAGTACGCTTCAGACACCGACGAGGTCCACGTCGCCTTCGAGTACACGGACGACCTCTCAGGTATCGACGTCTCGAGCGTCGAACTGGAGATCAACGGTGACCTCCAGACCGATCCGGACGTAACCGTTACCAACTCTACCGCTACCACCCACACCCACACTGTAACCGATGGTGAGTCGTACGAGGTAATGATATCCGTCGCCGACGAGGCTGGAAACGTGGCGAACGAGACGGTGACGTTCACGGTGGAAGAGGAGGACGATTCCGATGACTCGGACGACTCTGGCGGTTCGGGTAGTTCCGGCGGCTCGAGTGGGTCTGGTGGCACGGGCGACGCGTCACCGACTCCGACGCCGACCGATCCGGACGACGACGGCACCGACGAGAGCGACCCCGACGACGAGGGTGACCGCGATAGCGAGGCCGACGATGGTACCATCACTGACCCTTCCGAAGACGGTGATGACGCCGGCACCGACGCGTCCGGGGATGGTGCGTCTGACGACACGGACGAATCGCCCACCGAAGCGGACGACAGCCCCGACGACGTAACAGGGGACGACGACTCCATCCCCGGCTTCGGGATCGTGATTGCACTGCTGGTACTCGCTGTCTTGCTGTCGGTCAGTCTTCGGCGTCGGGCCTGA
- a CDS encoding helix-turn-helix domain-containing protein, producing MTSIADIEIPADGTGLGELFEAVPELNCEMERVIASSGHGLWLSGASQSEVEAALEEASAIGEYSLISSDEDRWLYDIEFDPNTVDVFDLVLEQDGTVLSASASSGTWLLSIRVVDRESVSTLYDRLVEQDVSPTIVRLYDLAEEAHSQCGLTPRQYETLVAAIDHGYFEIPREVSMQELSEELEISHQALSERLRRAYRALVTSELNVAEDETTAPPIPSN from the coding sequence ATGACTTCGATCGCTGACATCGAGATTCCAGCCGACGGAACCGGACTGGGCGAGCTCTTCGAGGCCGTCCCGGAACTGAACTGCGAGATGGAGCGGGTGATCGCCTCGAGCGGACACGGACTGTGGCTCTCGGGCGCTTCCCAGTCCGAGGTCGAAGCGGCGCTGGAGGAGGCGTCGGCAATCGGGGAGTACTCCCTGATCAGCAGCGACGAGGACCGCTGGCTCTACGACATCGAGTTCGATCCGAACACTGTGGACGTATTCGACCTCGTCCTCGAGCAGGACGGAACCGTCCTGTCGGCGTCGGCCTCGAGCGGAACGTGGCTGCTGAGCATCCGCGTCGTCGACCGTGAGAGCGTCAGTACGCTGTACGATCGGCTTGTCGAGCAGGACGTCTCGCCGACGATCGTTCGGCTGTACGACCTCGCAGAGGAGGCCCACTCCCAGTGTGGTCTGACCCCGCGACAGTACGAGACGCTGGTCGCGGCGATCGATCACGGCTACTTCGAGATCCCACGAGAGGTGTCGATGCAGGAGCTCTCCGAGGAGCTCGAGATCTCCCATCAGGCGCTCTCGGAGCGACTCCGACGGGCCTACCGCGCACTCGTCACGTCGGAGCTCAACGTGGCCGAAGACGAGACGACCGCGCCACCGATTCCGTCGAACTGA
- a CDS encoding enoyl-CoA hydratase/isomerase family protein, whose translation MHVETDDGALRLTFDRPGVLNALNRETVSEMADVFEDASPEEYHAIVLSGEGDAFSAGGDLEMLSQPPGSPKAAYQEVSKTFGRLVEAMLECPVPIVAKVNGDAVGAGLAVVALSDIAYAAEDATFSCAFVRVGLIPDTGGTFMLPHIVGLRAAKKLAFTGEFFDAERAADLELVNEAVPADDLDERVAETVDRLSRRPTDVIGMMKQAMHENMARHYSEALDYENLLQVQARASDAHEEGVAAFLEGRQPSFNE comes from the coding sequence ATGCACGTCGAGACCGACGACGGGGCGCTCCGGCTCACCTTCGATCGACCCGGCGTCCTGAACGCACTGAATCGCGAGACCGTCTCCGAGATGGCCGACGTCTTCGAGGACGCCTCGCCCGAAGAGTACCACGCGATCGTCCTCTCCGGCGAGGGCGATGCCTTCAGCGCTGGCGGCGACCTCGAGATGCTCTCTCAACCGCCCGGCTCACCGAAAGCGGCCTACCAGGAAGTGAGCAAGACCTTCGGGCGACTCGTCGAGGCGATGCTCGAGTGTCCGGTGCCGATCGTGGCGAAGGTCAACGGCGACGCGGTTGGTGCGGGACTGGCGGTCGTCGCACTCTCTGACATCGCCTACGCGGCCGAGGACGCGACCTTCTCATGTGCGTTCGTCCGGGTCGGGCTCATCCCCGACACCGGCGGGACGTTCATGCTACCCCACATCGTGGGGCTGCGGGCGGCCAAGAAGCTGGCGTTCACCGGCGAGTTCTTCGACGCCGAGCGTGCGGCCGACCTCGAGTTAGTCAACGAGGCCGTTCCCGCCGACGACCTCGACGAACGCGTTGCAGAGACGGTCGACAGGCTCTCGCGTCGCCCGACGGACGTGATCGGCATGATGAAACAGGCGATGCACGAGAACATGGCCCGTCACTACTCCGAGGCCCTCGACTACGAGAATCTCCTGCAGGTGCAAGCGCGGGCCTCCGACGCTCACGAGGAGGGCGTCGCAGCGTTCCTCGAGGGCAGACAACCGTCGTTCAACGAGTGA
- the pyrI gene encoding aspartate carbamoyltransferase regulatory subunit yields the protein MSEESTPDDHELRVSKIRDGTVIDHVRGGQALNVLAIVGIDGSEGEEVSVGMNVPSDRLARKDIVKVEGRELSQDEVDVLSLIAPDATINIVREFEVEEKHRVEPPETVEGVLSCPNPGCITTGDEPVDSRFEVLEDGVRCDFCGTIVREGIADLIET from the coding sequence ATGAGTGAGGAGTCCACCCCAGACGACCACGAACTCCGGGTCAGCAAGATCCGCGATGGAACCGTCATCGACCACGTCCGCGGTGGGCAGGCGCTGAACGTGCTTGCGATCGTCGGTATCGATGGCAGCGAGGGAGAGGAGGTTTCCGTCGGGATGAACGTCCCCTCTGACCGGCTCGCGCGCAAGGACATCGTGAAGGTCGAGGGGCGCGAGTTGAGTCAGGATGAAGTCGACGTCCTCTCGCTGATCGCGCCAGATGCGACGATCAACATCGTACGCGAGTTCGAGGTGGAAGAGAAACACCGCGTCGAGCCCCCGGAGACGGTCGAAGGCGTCCTCTCCTGTCCGAACCCCGGTTGTATCACGACCGGTGACGAACCCGTCGACTCGCGATTCGAGGTGCTCGAGGACGGCGTTCGCTGTGACTTCTGTGGGACGATCGTCCGCGAGGGAATCGCCGACCTGATCGAGACCTGA
- the pyrB gene encoding aspartate carbamoyltransferase → MRHDHLITSKQLSRDDVEAVLDRAAEIDADPAAVADRHAGRLLGLLFFEPSTRTKMSFETAMKRLGGDVVDMGSVESSSVKKGETLADTVRVIEGYADALVLRHPRQGAATMASEFVDVPLLNAGDGAGHHPTQTLLDLYTIRQNAGLEDLTIGIMGDLKYGRTVHSLAYALANFDAHQHFISPESLQLPREVVFDLHQQGGGGQIREHDSLSEVLPSLDVLYVTRIQRERFPDESEYQKVAGEYRIDTETLETASDDLTVMHPLPRVDEIAPEIDDTDYAAYFEQAHNGVPVRMAILDLLLEGGENDE, encoded by the coding sequence ATGCGCCACGATCACCTCATCACGAGCAAACAACTCTCGCGGGACGACGTCGAGGCCGTCCTCGACCGCGCGGCCGAAATCGACGCCGACCCTGCGGCCGTCGCCGACCGTCACGCGGGCCGGCTCCTCGGACTCCTCTTTTTCGAACCCAGCACCCGAACGAAGATGAGCTTCGAGACCGCGATGAAACGCCTCGGGGGCGACGTCGTCGACATGGGCTCGGTCGAGTCCTCGAGCGTAAAAAAGGGGGAGACGCTCGCCGACACGGTCCGGGTTATCGAAGGCTACGCCGACGCGCTGGTCTTGCGCCATCCCAGGCAGGGTGCGGCGACGATGGCCAGCGAGTTCGTCGACGTGCCGCTGCTGAACGCCGGCGACGGCGCCGGTCACCACCCGACCCAGACGCTACTCGACCTCTACACGATCCGGCAGAACGCCGGCCTCGAGGATCTGACGATCGGGATCATGGGTGACCTGAAGTACGGTCGAACCGTCCACTCGCTCGCCTACGCGCTCGCGAACTTCGACGCCCACCAGCACTTCATCAGCCCCGAAAGCCTGCAACTCCCGCGCGAGGTCGTCTTCGACCTTCACCAGCAGGGCGGCGGCGGCCAGATTCGCGAACACGACAGCCTCTCGGAGGTGCTGCCATCGCTCGACGTGCTGTACGTGACCCGCATCCAGCGTGAGCGGTTCCCGGACGAGAGCGAGTACCAGAAGGTCGCCGGCGAGTACCGGATCGATACGGAGACCCTCGAGACGGCGAGCGACGACCTGACAGTGATGCACCCGCTACCCCGGGTCGACGAGATTGCCCCCGAAATCGACGATACCGACTACGCCGCGTACTTCGAACAGGCCCACAACGGCGTCCCGGTCAGGATGGCGATACTCGATCTCCTGCTCGAGGGAGGTGAGAACGATGAGTGA